In Candidatus Nomurabacteria bacterium, a genomic segment contains:
- the proB gene encoding glutamate 5-kinase, which yields MKENTVVIKIGTSTVMPDGVFAHERLTQLFAELKKIQDAGHFCIVVLSGAVGMGGQSKALQSKQAKAAYGQLLLMEAAHKAAAQAEVHIAQLLLSREDIANRQRYDALQITLKELCAQGIIPVVNENDATALTEQADFLDNDQLAAIVAMLSQASHLFLLTNVDGVYAENPSNGQGVELLRTIEMRDLRHLDTKGKTAVGRGGMESKLKAARTAATAGITAIVMNGNQPSLLSEVILKNAQHGTVCIIATHKEMEVSSRERWILSAQNSGASIQLDAGAVTALQNRNSLLAVGIHKISGQFQARECVELQDTAQRPIGYGLTEISSSELQKHVAQNTTRGLEVMHADNIFVFP from the coding sequence ATGAAAGAAAACACCGTTGTCATAAAAATCGGTACAAGCACGGTCATGCCTGATGGCGTTTTTGCGCACGAGCGACTTACCCAACTTTTTGCCGAATTGAAAAAAATTCAAGATGCTGGGCATTTTTGTATTGTAGTACTTTCTGGTGCAGTTGGTATGGGTGGACAAAGCAAAGCCCTGCAAAGTAAACAAGCAAAAGCTGCCTATGGTCAGCTCCTCTTAATGGAAGCAGCCCATAAAGCTGCCGCGCAAGCTGAGGTGCACATTGCCCAGCTCCTCCTATCACGTGAAGATATTGCTAATCGCCAGCGCTATGATGCCTTGCAAATAACTTTGAAAGAACTATGCGCCCAGGGCATCATCCCGGTGGTAAATGAAAACGATGCTACTGCGCTTACCGAGCAAGCGGACTTCCTGGATAATGATCAGCTTGCCGCCATTGTCGCCATGCTCAGTCAGGCCAGTCACCTCTTCCTCCTCACCAATGTTGATGGAGTCTACGCCGAAAATCCAAGTAATGGACAAGGCGTGGAATTACTTCGCACTATTGAAATGCGAGATCTCCGTCATCTTGATACCAAAGGAAAAACTGCAGTGGGTCGTGGTGGCATGGAATCAAAACTTAAGGCGGCTCGTACAGCGGCAACTGCCGGTATTACCGCTATTGTCATGAATGGAAATCAACCATCTCTCTTAAGCGAGGTTATATTAAAAAATGCGCAACACGGAACAGTCTGCATCATTGCCACCCACAAAGAGATGGAGGTCAGTTCACGTGAACGTTGGATTCTCTCTGCACAAAATTCAGGGGCAAGTATTCAACTCGATGCTGGGGCTGTCACTGCCCTACAGAATCGTAATAGCCTCCTGGCCGTAGGGATACACAAGATCTCTGGACAATTTCAAGCTCGAGAATGTGTTGAGCTCCAAGATACTGCCCAACGACCGATTGGCTATGGACTAACCGAGATCAGTAGTAGTGAGCTCCAAAAGCATGTTGCCCAAAATACTACTCGTGGATTAGAAGTTATGCATGCTGATAATATTTTTGTCTTCCCATGA
- a CDS encoding T9SS type A sorting domain-containing protein — MSKGRTLSMYRLLLAFLALLAVVQTSLAEQVEFGSAIQLTFADSIGFQLDTYASSDGAQHLTWNDKRSGGLEIYYGELDGTTLVTEVAIAGGSNPENPCISVSNGGTICVVWEDLVDDLFQIFSSFSTDAGSTWSTPVELSFATVNAVNADLVLESDDSFGVVYMTLSTTDSELYYAKWNGASWSTPTQITDSSGDASHPDAIAEADTVHVAWQDTRDGNDEIYHATLLNGTVTLTERLTNDASYSWQPRLALMGDTLLVGYNDKRDGDFEIFMQRRIGGVWNPEEKLTETDQDSKFCHIATGSQSRIYVAWQDLRLGSYDVAFKMWGGNAWCDDVLVATETDDDVEAHIFVAGDELTAVWSRFYDGILNQADLFCATATALPVSSIDTSSALTHRLVAYPNPSRGAVQIFAQGVDAASLPLGIWDAQGRQIWSGELTRGGASWDSRQSPSGVYFLRTPDEQQTTKLIISR, encoded by the coding sequence TTGTCAAAAGGAAGGACTCTCAGCATGTATCGTTTGCTTCTTGCCTTCTTGGCTCTCCTTGCTGTAGTGCAGACCAGCCTTGCCGAACAGGTCGAGTTTGGATCAGCCATCCAGCTCACCTTCGCCGACAGTATTGGATTTCAGCTCGACACCTACGCTAGCTCCGACGGTGCCCAGCACCTCACCTGGAACGACAAGCGAAGTGGAGGGCTCGAGATCTACTACGGCGAACTGGACGGCACCACCCTCGTCACGGAGGTGGCGATAGCAGGTGGAAGCAATCCAGAGAATCCCTGTATCTCAGTGAGCAACGGTGGCACTATCTGCGTGGTATGGGAGGATTTGGTCGATGACCTTTTCCAGATCTTCTCCAGCTTCTCCACTGATGCGGGCTCAACTTGGTCAACGCCAGTCGAGCTCAGTTTCGCCACTGTGAACGCCGTGAATGCTGATCTCGTGCTCGAGTCGGACGACTCATTCGGGGTTGTCTACATGACCCTGAGTACGACCGATTCCGAGCTCTACTACGCCAAGTGGAATGGAGCAAGCTGGTCTACGCCAACGCAAATTACGGATAGTAGCGGTGACGCCTCCCACCCGGATGCGATAGCCGAAGCTGACACCGTGCATGTAGCGTGGCAAGATACTCGCGATGGCAACGATGAGATCTACCACGCAACGCTACTGAACGGCACGGTCACACTGACGGAACGACTCACCAATGATGCCTCCTACTCTTGGCAGCCTCGGCTTGCCTTGATGGGCGACACTCTGCTGGTCGGCTACAACGACAAGCGAGATGGTGATTTCGAGATTTTCATGCAGCGCCGTATAGGCGGCGTATGGAATCCCGAGGAGAAATTGACCGAGACCGATCAAGACTCGAAGTTCTGTCACATTGCCACCGGCAGCCAAAGTCGCATCTACGTGGCATGGCAGGACCTCCGTCTTGGTTCCTACGACGTGGCCTTCAAGATGTGGGGCGGCAATGCCTGGTGTGACGATGTGCTTGTCGCAACAGAAACGGATGACGATGTCGAAGCACACATCTTTGTCGCCGGCGATGAGCTGACTGCGGTATGGTCACGATTCTATGATGGAATCCTGAACCAGGCGGATCTTTTCTGCGCCACCGCAACAGCTCTACCAGTTTCATCAATCGATACGTCGAGCGCGCTGACGCACAGACTCGTGGCGTATCCAAACCCATCACGTGGTGCAGTACAGATCTTCGCCCAGGGTGTCGATGCGGCAAGTCTGCCTCTCGGTATCTGGGATGCGCAAGGCCGACAGATCTGGTCAGGGGAACTGACTCGAGGAGGAGCGAGCTGGGACTCCAGGCAGTCGCCATCAGGCGTGTACTTCTTGCGAACACCTGATGAACAACAAACAACCAAACTGATCATTTCGCGGTAA